One Amaranthus tricolor cultivar Red isolate AtriRed21 chromosome 1, ASM2621246v1, whole genome shotgun sequence DNA window includes the following coding sequences:
- the LOC130799250 gene encoding translocase of chloroplast 34: MAAQSVREWTGIQKFPAATQTKLLELLGKLKQEHVDSLTILVLGKGGVGKSSTVNSVIGESVVAVSAFQSEVSRPVMVSRTRAGFTLNIIDTPGLVEGGYVNDRAIDMIKGFLLDKTIDVLLYVDRLDSYRMDTLDKQIIKAITDSFGKGIWDRAAIVLTHAQFSPPDRLSYEDFFGRRSESFLNVVRSGAGIKKQDTLASSMPVVLVENSVRCNKNDDGEKILPSGVSWIPNLVKTIIDVVSNGSKGILVDKKLIEGPNPNERFKMWIPLIVLAQYFLVIKPIQGKIKKDISKEKKAPWELRDLVAAKRRV, encoded by the exons ATGGCTGCCCAATCGGTTCGTGAATGGACTGGAATTCAGAAATTTCCTGCTGCAACTCAAACTAAGTTGCTTGAATTATTGGGAAAGTTGAAACAAGAG CATGTGGATTCTTTGACTATCCTTGTACTGGGGAAAGGCGGTGTTGGGAAATCATCAACTGTGAATTCCGTCATTGGTGAAAGCGTAGTTGCTGTCAGTGCTTTTCAG TCTGAGGTATCAAGACCTGTGATGGTTTCACGTACAAGAGCGGGATTTACATTGAATATCATCGACACACCTGGTCTCGTTGAAGGAGGATATGTGAATGACCGGGCTATTGACATGATAAAAGG CTTTCTTCTGGATAAGACAATCGATGTATTGCTATACGTGGACCGATTGGATTCTTATAGAATGGACACATTAGACAAGCAAATTAttaaagctattacagatagtTTTGGGAAAGGGATATGGGATCGTGCTGCAATAGTCCTTACTCATGCTCAGTTCTCTCCCCCTGATCGATTGAGTTACGAAGACTTCTTCGGAAGAAGATCCGAGTCTTTTCTAAATGTTGTTCGCTCTGGGGCCGGAATAAAGAAACAGGATACTCTT GCATCCTCAATGCCTGTTGTTTTGGTTGAGAACAGTGTTCGGTGCAATAAAAATGATGATGGTGAAAAG ATTCTTCCAAGTGGAGTTTCATGGATACCCAATTTGGTCAAGACTATCATTGATGTTGTATCAAATGGAAGTAAGGGTATCTTGGTCGACAAGAAGTTGATTGAGGGCCCGAATCCAAATGAACGCTTTAAGATGTGGATACCTTTGATTGTGTTAGCTCAA TATTTTCTTGTGATCAAGCCGATTcaaggaaaaatcaaaaaagatataTCCAAAGAAAAGAAGGCTCCATGGGAACTCCGAGATCTAGTTGCAGCCAAACGCAGGGTCTGA
- the LOC130799265 gene encoding uncharacterized protein LOC130799265: MQSVVQKLRDLDAYPKVNEDFYNRTFYGGLVTLVSAIIMFFLFVFEFSSYLHTVTETTLVVDTSRGGTLRINFDVTFPEVPCTVLSIDAEDISGERHFDIRHDIVKTRVDAIGNTVEARQDSIGAPKIKKPLQKHGGRLDHNETYCGSCYGAESSDDHCCNSCEEVREAYKKKGWALTNVDLIDQCEREGFFQKIHEEKGEGCNIKGFLEVNKVAGTFHFIPGKTFHLSDFFFSDFISVQNDNYNITHKINKLNFGDYFPGLVNPLDGVQWLQQTAGGSYQYFLKVVPAIYTDVRGRTILSNQFSVTEHFKHSDSGRYQSVPGVFFYYDLSPVKVNYMEKHTSFLHFVTNVCAIIGGTFTVAGIIDSFVYHGRKAMKKKM; this comes from the exons ATGCAAAGCGTAGTTCAAAAGCTTCGAGATTTGGATGCATATCCTAAAGTCAATGAAGATTTCTACAATAGAACCTTCTATGGTGGTCTTGTCACCCTTGTTTCTGCCATTATAATGTTCTTTCTCTTCGTTTTTGAGTTCT CTTCATATCTTCATACCGTAACAGAGACGACCCTTGTAGTGGATACTTCTAGGGGTGGAACTCTTCGCATCAAT TTTGATGTTACTTTTCCTGAAGTCCCCTGCACAGTTCTCAGTATTGATGCTGAAGATATTAGTGGAGAGCGACATTTTGACATA AGACACGACATTGTTAAAACAAGAGTTGATGCTATTGGGAACACAGTCGAAGCTAGGCAAGATAGCATTGGAGCACCAAAG ATTAAGAAGCCTTTACAGAAGCATGGTGGCAGGCTTGACCACAATGAAACTTATTGTGGTTCATGTTATGGAGCGGAATCG TCTGATGATCACTGTTGCAATTCTTGTGAAGAAGTTCGTGAGGCATACAAGAAGAAAGGCTGGGCATTGACAAATGTAGATTTGATTGATCAG TGTGAAAGGGAAGGGTTCTTCCAAAAGATCCATGAGGAAAAAGGTGAAGGATGCAACATCAAAGGATTTCTGGAAGTCAACAAGGTGGCTGGCACTTTCCATTTTATTCCCGGGAAGACCTTCCATCTCTCAGATTTCTTTTTCAGTGATTTTATTTCAGTTCAAAACGACAACTACAAT aTAACTCACAAAATCAACAAGTTAAATTTCGGAGACTACTTTCCTGGTCTTGTGAATCCCCTGGATGG GGTGCAATGGTTGCAACAGACTGCGGGTGGATCTTACCAGTATTTTCTCAAG GTCGTCCCAGCAATATACACTGATGTTAGGGGACGCACTATCTTGTCTAATCAG TTTTCGGTGACAGAGCACTTTAAGCATTCAGACTCAGGGCGCTATCAGTCTGTTCCTGGGGTGTTCTTTTATTATGATCTATCTCCAGTGAAG gtGAATTACATGGAGAAGCACACATCCTTTTTGCACTTCGTGACTAATGTCTGTGCAATTATCGGAG GTACTTTTACAGTTGCCGGGATAATAGACTCTTTTGTTTATCATGGTCGTAAGGCTATGAAGAAGAAAATGTAA